ACAATTACAGAATATATTAGCTTAGCTATATTAAAGGAGAAACAAATTTTGGTGGCCCAttagaatttataaattaaagcaTTCTTAAAGAGCTGCCAATTGAAAGCTTCagtatgtatttaataaatacaatgGGTTTTTCTACGTTTTACTAAGCTTATTTTCCATTGCGTGTTTAGagaattattttacattctcaattttctctgtatattttaaCCTTTGTTAATTAAATTACatgcttaaaaattaaaactttatttgaaaaaatgttaattttagcataccactaccatcaccacccaACTCTCTATTTTGAAAGATTAACATTAGAGATAAGGTCATTTACATACCATTCTTACCTGTAAGGGTAAGAGTGTATTACTATTGTTGTCTGTTCTGAACACATTATCTTCAATCCAAGATTTTGGAGTCAGTGATGGAGTTGAGCGAGTAAATTTCGGTGGTGCTATGACATTACCAGAAAACGGTTTCTTCAATGGAGATATCTGATTTATAGTTCCTGGAATTCCCATGTTTCCGGTTCTACGATGATCTCTGCCATGCATTGCTCCCCAGGACATACTTCCAGTGCCCCAGCCACTGCTCTGATGGTTGCTCCAGGGAGACTGTTTCAGAAGAGGCTGGGGAAAACACAGCTATTTAAATTGCGGCATTTAAAGAGTTTacaattcaaattcaaattcaaatttagaCCTAAGAATTTAtatgaatgaaatatataaagGCAAAAGAATACATCTTTTCTAGATTATAAAAGTAAGTCTTGAGATCTTTCTATGTGAAATCATATTTGATGCTGGTCAAGTTTTCATCTTCTTGTATACTATAAATATCATGATATTTTATGACAGTTACTAAAATAGAACCATGCAGTTCCTTTTTATCCTTCAGAAATAACTGTACAcataatatgaagaaaaaaattgacattaaCTCTGAAGATTCTTAAAGATATAACATACATGGTGATCTTAAAGCAACCATATTAATTATGCTAggcacaaaactaaaaatatggtctttgttaattaaaatatcCTACTCATACAAATGAAACATATAGACTTTGTTTCCAAAACAAGTCGCACTACTACAAAAGTGGGAATTACTCTTGTACAAATTAAAATCGCCTTTTGAAATAAGGACAGCATAGAAACAATGTCATTTTTCTGCATTGTTTATTTAACTGTTAAGGCATTTTATTCCAGTTTTAGTAtagtttgtcttgtttttatttcacttaattatcCATGAAGTTTGAAGCAATTATCTGATGTTGCCCATAGGTGGATCCACTGAGGTATACTGCCAATTAACTATATGCTTTGATTATTCCACTAGAGATCTTGATACAAGTCTCCATAAAGTTGattcattttcaaaagtaaattacATCCTAATCTCAAACCTGTGGCAAGACAAGTCAAGTTATCGAAGAATGGTAAATCCACCAAAAGACTAATAATTGTAGttttgggttatttttttttaagaagtattCATTGCTGGTAATTCTGTCAATACGTTTATACTTTAATACTTTGGTGTTAAGATGTAGCTAAAGAAGTATGAACCATAcagttactaaaaataaatatagttctCTTAAAATTgaacttgctttttaaaagacaattaaaaGAGAAACTCCTGATCTAGAgcaccaatttttaaaaacttttaaatgctAACATAATCATGAGTATATTATTACTCTTTCCTCCTCCACAGAGTTCCAAAGCATAATTAGGGAGCCATGGACAAACCACTTCATTCTTGAGGGCCTTACTTTCCTTATTAAATGATTTAATGCTCAAAGTTATCTTCCAGTGATCTAAAATTCCGTATGAAAGCTGTGTGACCTCACACTCCATGGCTAGACCATCTTTTGTCCAAAAGCAAATTACAGTTAAATATGGATCATGGTATATGTTCTTCCAACGCTCTGTATCACAActttaagaatacaaaattacctaTAGATAATTTTCTGTGGACAAGTTTCCAGTTAACAAAATGAAGACCCTGAGACACAAAAGACAGTTGCTGAGGGttataaaaatcatgaaaaagtgGAACATTATTTCAGAATCCCTATTTTCAATCCTTATAGGCCACATTCTCTTTTCTAAGAAAGAAATCAGTGATTCAACAAAAACTGTTCACTGTCACTTTGGTTAACTTAGATAAACTGTTAACTTTCACTTGGGTTAATTTAGATAATATTCACTTCAAAAAGACTAATCCTTGAAAACGTTGGTCAACTGAAAAAGTTATGGGGTTAAGATCATATTTTGCGTCTCTGTCAATCCTTAATCACGAAAATAGAAAATGGACTTAAACAGAATGAACTCTGCAACAAATGCTAACAAGATTCAAAACCAACAAGACACTCTTTCACTGTCAATTTACCAATCTAGCGGTCACCCAAAAATTGTATTGAGGGAATAACAAAAAAGATCTTGAATCAAAAAAGATCcggaaaataaaaattctgccCAGTGTCATTTCACAGTATtacctactgaaaatacacatgGCCCACATATTCCCTTGTAGAAGGTTAAGGCAACCAAAAAATGTACCGAAAGTCTACGAGGAAACACACTAATCCCAGATCCAAGTTCAGTTTTGTCTTAAAGCCCACAAAACATGACCCCAACATTGAAAAGCACAGAAACTAAGACAATCGTGGGATATCTCGGTTTGAACCCGAGCCGTCACTAACAGTTTCTCTTTCCCAGTCCTGTGACAGCCGAGGAGGCGGCCCCGCGGGAACCAGGTCCTGCGAGGAGGGCGGTCGGCCGCTCTCTCCCGACTCGCCGGCGGCCCAGGGTGCAGCGCTGCCGGCAGGTTGATCGGGCGGAGCTTTGGGAGCAGCTCGATTGACCGCCCGGGGGGCTGAGGCTTCTAGGCAAGATCCCCGCCGGCCAATTAAGAATAAACaaactccaaagaaaaaaaaccctttccGCCTTCCCTCATTGGACGGCGAGACAGAGTCCTGCGCTCCTCCACACGCACCTTCTCCGGCAATCATTTTTCCCCTGCCCAGGTTCATTTCCCACGGCCGCTCTTCTGAGGCCCCCGGCCCGCCCCCGGTCCTCGCCGCGCCTCCCCGAGTCTGGGGTCCGGGGCGGCGGCCCTCCAGGCCCAGGGCACGGGGCGGATCCCGGGGTGCGCCAGCTAGAAGGGCCGGGTTGAGACGCCGCGCTTGGCCGCCCGCGGCCCCGGCGCTATTCAGCCCCTGCCCCAGTCCCCACCGCTGCGCCGGGACGTTCGAGGGGGCGCCCGGCCAACAGCGGCTCCCAGCGCGAACTCGTCTCCCACGCCCCCGCAGCCCACGGTGGCCACTGCCCTCCCAACCCGCCGGGGGCTGGGGTTCCGAGTCCTGTCACGGTTGTCCGCCCTCTCAGTCCCACTCTCACTTGGGCAAGTGGCCCCCGTCGCGGTTTCTCTCCGGGCTAATGTCGGGTCCCCGGCCGCCCTGCCGCCGCCTCCGTCCCCCGCCCGCGGTCTCCCGGTCCCGTGGCGCGGCCAGGCCGCCGCCCGCCGTACCTGGTGGTGGTTATAGGAGTTCCTCTGCTGCAGGAAGGCGGCGGCCGCCGCCTGGTGCTGCTGCTGGAGCTGCGGGCTGACGGGCGACCTCCGGCTCTGCGGCTGCTGCGGCGCCGCTGGCGGCGGGGGCTGTTGTTGAGGTAAATTCATGGCGGGCGGCGGCGGAGGGGGCACAGCGGTCGCCGAGAAGGGGCCGCCgaagccgccgccgccgccgccgctcgtCGGCACGCTGAGCCCAGTGCAGCCGTGCGGCGACACGGGCGAGAAGCTCGGGAAGAAGGCCGGGTTCATGGACGACGGTAGCCCGGGGTAGAAGCCGTTCTCTGAGTCGGGGCTGGGCGGCGGCATGGCGCTGAGCgagccgccgctgccgccgcccgGGGTGGTGGCAGACGAGCCGGGCGGCTGCGGCTGCGGCTGGGGCGGCTGCTGGGGTGGCGGTGGCTGCTGCTGCGGCTGGGTCGGCGGCggctgctggggctggggtggcgGCGACGCGGTCTGCACCGACCAGGGGGTGCCGAAGCCGggcagcggcggcggcgacgCGGAGCCGCCTccccctccgcctcctgggggccccccgcccccgccgctgccgccgccgccgccgccgctgcccgGGTGTGGAAGGTCCGGGCTCTGCAGGCTGCTGAAGGCGCCCGCGCCAAGCGCACCTCCGGGCAGGAGGTTACTGGGACTGTTGAGCAGAGGGTGGTTGGGGGACTCCATGGAGCCCGGCGCGGGGTTCACCGGCGACGTCGAGGAGGCCAAGCCCGCATTGGGGGACTCGGCGGCGCTGCCTTCGCCCGCGGCTGGGGTTTTGCGAGGGCTGCCCGCGCCTCCGTGGCGGCGCCGCGGGGCTGCGGGCGGCGAGGGAGGGAGCTGCGGGAGCGGGGGCAGGTCAGCCGGACGCTGCCGCGGGGCGAAGTCCTGGGGCGAGAGGTGCTGCGTATGCGGGAGGCTGAACTGCTGCGGCGGCTGTTGCTGCTGGCGCTGAGCGAGCTGCGCCGGCTGGAGGAGCGGGCCggctggcggcggcggcggcgagctGAACCGACCAGGGCAGTGGAGCGGCAGAGGCGGCGGCGGCTTCGAGTCCggagggtggggaaggtggggagggctgaactctttcctcttctggctgctcagctgctgctgctgccgcttaCTGAAGTCCTGCGGGGAGGAGgtgcggcagcagcagcaggaggaggcggaggaggaggaggggtggtgCAGACTCGGTTTGAAGtcctgggaggggaggaggtgggtcACACCCGCGATCGTGCCGCCGCCGGGGTGGTGGTTGGGGAGTTTCTCCGTGGCCGCCGCCCCCGAAAGCGGCCGCGCCGGCTGCTGTGTCAGCCCCAGCAGCAGCTCATCCTGCATGGTCTGCTGATGCGCCAGGAacggggaggaagaggaagcggCGGCGGCCAGGCTGCCCGCGCCGCCGCCAAGGGGGATGGAGAAGGGGGAGGCGGCCTCTAAGAAGCCGGTGACAGGCAACGGTGGTGGCGACAGCGGGCCGAAGGGCGTGGCGGAGGGCAGCGGGTTGGCGGACCCCACGGCGTAAGGATCGTACGCCTCGCCGCTGAACAGGGGCACGGGACTGCTACTTCGGAGCGGGGCGGTCTGCAGCACCCCAAACCCGAAATCCCTCATTTATCAGGCCGGCGGCAGCGGGAGGAGACGCTCCTCGTCCCCTGCCCCACCTAGGAAGCCGCCGGCGCTGGGGTTGCGCGGCCGTGGTGGAAGGAGGGGGagtcagtgagagagagagagagacaccgtGACTGAGCCAGGGGGCACCGACTTCGGCCCCACCACCCCTCGCGGCgatcgccgccgccgccgcctcccgaGACC
Above is a window of Nomascus leucogenys isolate Asia chromosome 20, Asia_NLE_v1, whole genome shotgun sequence DNA encoding:
- the CPEB2 gene encoding cytoplasmic polyadenylation element-binding protein 2 isoform X3 — encoded protein: MRDFGFGVLQTAPLRSSSPVPLFSGEAYDPYAVGSANPLPSATPFGPLSPPPLPVTGFLEAASPFSIPLGGGAGSLAAAASSSSPFLAHQQTMQDELLLGLTQQPARPLSGAAATEKLPNHHPGGGTIAGVTHLLPSQDFKPSLHHPSSSSASSCCCCRTSSPQDFSKRQQQQLSSQKRKEFSPPHLPHPPDSKPPPPLPLHCPGRFSSPPPPPAGPLLQPAQLAQRQQQQPPQQFSLPHTQHLSPQDFAPRQRPADLPPLPQLPPSPPAAPRRRHGGAGSPRKTPAAGEGSAAESPNAGLASSTSPVNPAPGSMESPNHPLLNSPSNLLPGGALGAGAFSSLQSPDLPHPGSGGGGGGSGGGGGPPGGGGGGGSASPPPLPGFGTPWSVQTASPPPQPQQPPPTQPQQQPPPPQQPPQPQPQPPGSSATTPGGGSGGSLSAMPPPSPDSENGFYPGLPSSMNPAFFPSFSPVSPHGCTGLSVPTSGGGGGGFGGPFSATAVPPPPPPAMNLPQQQPPPPAAPQQPQSRRSPVSPQLQQQHQAAAAAFLQQRNSYNHHQPLLKQSPWSNHQSSGWGTGSMSWGAMHGRDHRRTGNMGIPGTINQISPLKKPFSGNVIAPPKFTRSTPSLTPKSWIEDNVFRTDNNSNTLLPLQDRSRMYDSLNMHSLENSLIDIMRAEHDPLKGRLSYPHPGTDNLLMLNARSYGRRRGRSSLFPIDDGLLDDGHSDQVGVLNSPTCYSAHQNGERIERFSRKVFVGGLPPDIDEDEITASFRRFGPLVVDWPHKAESKSYFPPKGYAFLLFQEESSVQALIDACIEEDGKLYLCVSSPTIKDKPVQIRPWNLSDSDFVMDGSQPLDPRKTIFVGGVPRPLRAVELAMIMDRLYGGVCYAGIDTDPELKYPKGAGRVAFSNQQSYIAAISARFVQLQHGDIDKRVEVKPYVLDDQMCDECQGARCGGKFAPFFCANVTCLQYYCEFCWANIHSRAGREFHKPLVKEGADRPRQIHFRWN
- the CPEB2 gene encoding cytoplasmic polyadenylation element-binding protein 2 isoform X2, whose translation is MRDFGFGVLQTAPLRSSSPVPLFSGEAYDPYAVGSANPLPSATPFGPLSPPPLPVTGFLEAASPFSIPLGGGAGSLAAAASSSSPFLAHQQTMQDELLLGLTQQPARPLSGAAATEKLPNHHPGGGTIAGVTHLLPSQDFKPSLHHPSSSSASSCCCCRTSSPQDFSKRQQQQLSSQKRKEFSPPHLPHPPDSKPPPPLPLHCPGRFSSPPPPPAGPLLQPAQLAQRQQQQPPQQFSLPHTQHLSPQDFAPRQRPADLPPLPQLPPSPPAAPRRRHGGAGSPRKTPAAGEGSAAESPNAGLASSTSPVNPAPGSMESPNHPLLNSPSNLLPGGALGAGAFSSLQSPDLPHPGSGGGGGGSGGGGGPPGGGGGGGSASPPPLPGFGTPWSVQTASPPPQPQQPPPTQPQQQPPPPQQPPQPQPQPPGSSATTPGGGSGGSLSAMPPPSPDSENGFYPGLPSSMNPAFFPSFSPVSPHGCTGLSVPTSGGGGGGFGGPFSATAVPPPPPPAMNLPQQQPPPPAAPQQPQSRRSPVSPQLQQQHQAAAAAFLQQRNSYNHHQPLLKQSPWSNHQSSGWGTGSMSWGAMHGRDHRRTGNMGIPGTINQISPLKKPFSGNVIAPPKFTRSTPSLTPKSWIEDNVFRTDNNSNTLLPLQVRSSLQLPAWGSDSLQDSWCTAAGTSRIDQDRSRMYDSLNMHSLENSLIDIMRAEHDPLKGRLSYPHPGTDNLLMLNGRSSLFPIDDGLLDDGHSDQVGVLNSPTCYSAHQNGERIERFSRKVFVGGLPPDIDEDEITASFRRFGPLVVDWPHKAESKSYFPPKGYAFLLFQEESSVQALIDACIEEDGKLYLCVSSPTIKDKPVQIRPWNLSDSDFVMDGSQPLDPRKTIFVGGVPRPLRAVELAMIMDRLYGGVCYAGIDTDPELKYPKGAGRVAFSNQQSYIAAISARFVQLQHGDIDKRVEVKPYVLDDQMCDECQGARCGGKFAPFFCANVTCLQYYCEFCWANIHSRAGREFHKPLVKEGADRPRQIHFRWN
- the CPEB2 gene encoding cytoplasmic polyadenylation element-binding protein 2 isoform X1; translated protein: MRDFGFGVLQTAPLRSSSPVPLFSGEAYDPYAVGSANPLPSATPFGPLSPPPLPVTGFLEAASPFSIPLGGGAGSLAAAASSSSPFLAHQQTMQDELLLGLTQQPARPLSGAAATEKLPNHHPGGGTIAGVTHLLPSQDFKPSLHHPSSSSASSCCCCRTSSPQDFSKRQQQQLSSQKRKEFSPPHLPHPPDSKPPPPLPLHCPGRFSSPPPPPAGPLLQPAQLAQRQQQQPPQQFSLPHTQHLSPQDFAPRQRPADLPPLPQLPPSPPAAPRRRHGGAGSPRKTPAAGEGSAAESPNAGLASSTSPVNPAPGSMESPNHPLLNSPSNLLPGGALGAGAFSSLQSPDLPHPGSGGGGGGSGGGGGPPGGGGGGGSASPPPLPGFGTPWSVQTASPPPQPQQPPPTQPQQQPPPPQQPPQPQPQPPGSSATTPGGGSGGSLSAMPPPSPDSENGFYPGLPSSMNPAFFPSFSPVSPHGCTGLSVPTSGGGGGGFGGPFSATAVPPPPPPAMNLPQQQPPPPAAPQQPQSRRSPVSPQLQQQHQAAAAAFLQQRNSYNHHQPLLKQSPWSNHQSSGWGTGSMSWGAMHGRDHRRTGNMGIPGTINQISPLKKPFSGNVIAPPKFTRSTPSLTPKSWIEDNVFRTDNNSNTLLPLQVRSSLQLPAWGSDSLQDSWCTAAGTSRIDQDRSRMYDSLNMHSLENSLIDIMRAEHDPLKGRLSYPHPGTDNLLMLNARSYGRRRGRSSLFPIDDGLLDDGHSDQVGVLNSPTCYSAHQNGERIERFSRKVFVGGLPPDIDEDEITASFRRFGPLVVDWPHKAESKSYFPPKGYAFLLFQEESSVQALIDACIEEDGKLYLCVSSPTIKDKPVQIRPWNLSDSDFVMDGSQPLDPRKTIFVGGVPRPLRAVELAMIMDRLYGGVCYAGIDTDPELKYPKGAGRVAFSNQQSYIAAISARFVQLQHGDIDKRVEVKPYVLDDQMCDECQGARCGGKFAPFFCANVTCLQYYCEFCWANIHSRAGREFHKPLVKEGADRPRQIHFRWN
- the CPEB2 gene encoding cytoplasmic polyadenylation element-binding protein 2 isoform X4; protein product: MRDFGFGVLQTAPLRSSSPVPLFSGEAYDPYAVGSANPLPSATPFGPLSPPPLPVTGFLEAASPFSIPLGGGAGSLAAAASSSSPFLAHQQTMQDELLLGLTQQPARPLSGAAATEKLPNHHPGGGTIAGVTHLLPSQDFKPSLHHPSSSSASSCCCCRTSSPQDFSKRQQQQLSSQKRKEFSPPHLPHPPDSKPPPPLPLHCPGRFSSPPPPPAGPLLQPAQLAQRQQQQPPQQFSLPHTQHLSPQDFAPRQRPADLPPLPQLPPSPPAAPRRRHGGAGSPRKTPAAGEGSAAESPNAGLASSTSPVNPAPGSMESPNHPLLNSPSNLLPGGALGAGAFSSLQSPDLPHPGSGGGGGGSGGGGGPPGGGGGGGSASPPPLPGFGTPWSVQTASPPPQPQQPPPTQPQQQPPPPQQPPQPQPQPPGSSATTPGGGSGGSLSAMPPPSPDSENGFYPGLPSSMNPAFFPSFSPVSPHGCTGLSVPTSGGGGGGFGGPFSATAVPPPPPPAMNLPQQQPPPPAAPQQPQSRRSPVSPQLQQQHQAAAAAFLQQRNSYNHHQPLLKQSPWSNHQSSGWGTGSMSWGAMHGRDHRRTGNMGIPGTINQISPLKKPFSGNVIAPPKFTRSTPSLTPKSWIEDNVFRTDNNSNTLLPLQDRSRMYDSLNMHSLENSLIDIMRAEHDPLKGRLSYPHPGTDNLLMLNGRSSLFPIDDGLLDDGHSDQVGVLNSPTCYSAHQNGERIERFSRKVFVGGLPPDIDEDEITASFRRFGPLVVDWPHKAESKSYFPPKGYAFLLFQEESSVQALIDACIEEDGKLYLCVSSPTIKDKPVQIRPWNLSDSDFVMDGSQPLDPRKTIFVGGVPRPLRAVELAMIMDRLYGGVCYAGIDTDPELKYPKGAGRVAFSNQQSYIAAISARFVQLQHGDIDKRVEVKPYVLDDQMCDECQGARCGGKFAPFFCANVTCLQYYCEFCWANIHSRAGREFHKPLVKEGADRPRQIHFRWN